From Dehalococcoidales bacterium, the proteins below share one genomic window:
- a CDS encoding AtpZ/AtpI family protein, which translates to MSRLVAALRLIGVGWYVGVSIILGVLGGLWLDDKFNSRPFLVIAGLVLGIIVAFYGVYRMILPNINKKRSERKK; encoded by the coding sequence ATGAGCAGGTTGGTTGCGGCCTTAAGGCTGATAGGGGTGGGATGGTATGTCGGGGTGAGTATAATACTGGGCGTGCTCGGTGGTTTATGGCTTGATGATAAATTTAATAGCCGGCCTTTTCTGGTAATAGCCGGCTTGGTGCTGGGTATTATCGTTGCTTTTTATGGTGTTTATCGGATGATTCTGCCCAATATCAATAAGAAGAGAAGCGAGAGGAAAAAGTAG
- a CDS encoding FoF1 ATP synthase subunit a: MPKKSLLGCSFPLAIGVILALLALFLLGFASGPLGASVFGDLGLPDWLSVSQPHPELPAEVIFHVLEFPVTNSVIATWVTVLVLVGFSYAVSRRVRIIPRRWQGLLEFILGSLLSFCQSVAGERNGVRFFPVVATIFLFVGFNAWLALLPGFGSIVVHTGHGEAHLLRAANTDINTPLAVALMSFVFVEYFGIRMLGAGYMKKFFNFGQFLSGLGQLARGRPLTGLSGIFNGIIQIFIGLIEFLSEMVRVVSFTLRLFGNMTAGEILLLMAVFLVPYLFALPFYGLELLVGFVQALIFGGLTLIFLTVAVTPHSHEGHEK; this comes from the coding sequence GTGCCGAAGAAGAGTTTGCTCGGCTGCTCTTTCCCTCTGGCTATCGGGGTCATTCTGGCGCTGCTGGCGCTCTTTTTGCTTGGCTTCGCCAGTGGTCCTCTGGGGGCGAGCGTTTTCGGCGACCTGGGGCTGCCGGACTGGCTCAGTGTATCCCAACCGCACCCCGAACTACCGGCCGAGGTTATCTTCCATGTGCTGGAATTTCCGGTAACCAACAGTGTTATTGCGACCTGGGTTACGGTTCTAGTGCTGGTCGGTTTTTCTTACGCGGTTAGCCGCCGGGTGAGGATCATACCGCGAAGGTGGCAGGGCCTGCTGGAGTTTATTCTCGGGTCACTGCTTAGTTTCTGCCAGAGCGTCGCCGGGGAAAGAAACGGCGTCCGTTTCTTTCCGGTAGTGGCGACCATTTTTCTCTTTGTCGGCTTTAACGCCTGGCTGGCTCTGCTGCCGGGGTTTGGCTCAATAGTCGTTCATACCGGGCATGGTGAGGCACATTTGCTGCGGGCGGCCAATACTGATATTAATACGCCTTTAGCCGTCGCTCTGATGTCTTTTGTTTTTGTTGAGTATTTCGGGATCAGAATGCTGGGAGCCGGGTATATGAAGAAGTTCTTTAATTTCGGCCAGTTTTTATCCGGTTTGGGACAGCTGGCCAGGGGCAGGCCGCTTACCGGTCTGAGCGGAATATTCAACGGTATCATTCAGATCTTTATCGGTCTGATAGAATTTTTGAGTGAAATGGTGCGCGTTGTTAGCTTTACTCTCCGTCTGTTCGGCAATATGACAGCCGGAGAAATACTCCTTCTAATGGCGGTATTCCTGGTTCCCTATTTATTCGCGCTGCCTTTTTACGGGCTTGAGTTGCTGGTCGGATTTGTCCAGGCGCTTATCTTCGGTGGCCTGACTCTGATTTTCCTTACTGTGGCGGTTACTCCTCATAGCCATGAAGGTCATGAAAAATAA
- a CDS encoding ATP synthase F0 subunit C translates to MEPEVIKMLAVGMAAGLGMLGPALAIGLIGFSALTGIARNPEASGPIMTNMILVTAFAEAIGIYVLIIAIIMAMIA, encoded by the coding sequence ATGGAACCTGAAGTGATTAAAATGTTGGCGGTGGGAATGGCAGCGGGACTGGGAATGCTGGGGCCGGCGCTGGCTATCGGCCTTATCGGTTTTTCTGCCTTGACGGGTATTGCCCGTAACCCCGAAGCGAGCGGTCCCATAATGACAAACATGATCCTGGTCACTGCTTTCGCTGAAGCTATCGGGATCTATGTCCTGATTATCGCTATTATCATGGCCATGATCGCGTAA
- the atpF gene encoding F0F1 ATP synthase subunit B — MEGLAALGISLPSLLAQIVNFGILFVLLRLVAYKPIMRILDERAGKVKESMEQTERIKEQAAHAEEEVKKQIEAASKEGQEVIARAVRTGEEARQRAQQEARTEAEALITRAQADIQRERDEAIGELRKEFADLTILAAEKVISRSLDKEAHRELIEKSLEDSSSLKRG; from the coding sequence ATGGAAGGATTGGCTGCCCTGGGTATAAGTCTGCCATCATTGCTGGCACAGATTGTCAATTTTGGCATCCTCTTTGTGCTGCTCCGTCTGGTAGCTTATAAGCCGATAATGAGAATACTTGATGAGCGTGCCGGTAAAGTGAAAGAGAGTATGGAACAGACCGAGCGCATCAAGGAGCAGGCCGCTCACGCCGAGGAAGAGGTGAAAAAACAGATAGAGGCCGCCAGCAAAGAGGGGCAGGAAGTAATTGCCCGGGCGGTGCGTACCGGGGAGGAGGCTAGGCAACGGGCGCAGCAGGAAGCCAGAACAGAAGCCGAGGCCCTTATCACCAGGGCGCAGGCGGATATTCAGAGGGAGAGGGATGAGGCTATCGGGGAACTGCGCAAGGAGTTTGCTGACCTGACGATACTGGCGGCGGAAAAAGTCATCAGTCGTTCGCTGGATAAGGAAGCACACCGTGAACTTATCGAGAAGTCCCTGGAAGACAGCTCTTCTCTGAAGAGAGGTTAG
- a CDS encoding F0F1 ATP synthase subunit delta — protein MKGNNAMRYARAVFQLALERGDLDRWQSDLTALAILGKNAELLALFENPRLHFEDKTRLLAGQLGDINPLARNLIHLLLSKDSLGIISHIAEHYRQLLNDYRGIAEAEVITAVPLDDEDKQRLAERLGDIVDRKVVVRLVTDPGLIGGFVARVSGKLIDGSTRGRLEALKKELSRVSK, from the coding sequence TTGAAAGGCAACAATGCGATGCGCTATGCGCGGGCAGTATTTCAGTTGGCTCTGGAGCGGGGAGATCTCGACAGGTGGCAATCTGATCTGACTGCTCTTGCCATTCTTGGCAAAAATGCCGAACTGCTGGCGCTCTTTGAGAATCCCAGGCTCCATTTTGAAGATAAAACCAGGTTGCTTGCCGGACAACTCGGTGATATAAATCCCCTGGCCAGGAATCTGATTCACCTGCTGTTGTCCAAGGACAGTTTGGGTATAATAAGTCATATCGCCGAACATTACCGGCAGTTATTGAATGACTACCGTGGTATTGCAGAGGCTGAGGTTATTACTGCCGTCCCTCTGGATGATGAAGATAAGCAAAGACTGGCGGAACGTCTGGGGGATATCGTTGACCGGAAGGTAGTCGTCCGCCTGGTAACGGACCCCGGTCTGATAGGGGGATTTGTAGCCAGGGTTAGCGGCAAACTTATTGATGGCAGTACGCGTGGCCGCCTGGAGGCTTTGAAGAAAGAGTTAAGCAGGGTGTCCAAATAG